A window of Metabacillus sp. B2-18 contains these coding sequences:
- a CDS encoding ABC transporter permease subunit produces the protein MVAPDLLKHEIKKHWVQLLIMVLFISFLLPAQIWLEYLNLINIKNLPEDLKEIDLQHFGSAFLLCVFVITLAIVQIGVERSNGNMEFTLTLPFSRGSIYLTKWSVGAVSIILSWVISFTITAILILFIDIPVLYFTEFYLYLLGALLLLYSVTFSAGAFTGNPLAQGLVAFTVSVFPILVFGLSLIQIGILFYPEVNIDRSFESAVYNLSPISYLFFTYGHFPVKSLLLPFISSLLFFSIGYYAFQKHPFERNGSFFVWRWMERPAQVIVIVLGILGFSTLGYMSSSQEDMVGYIIGAAIGAGIGFIISYFAIYKKQK, from the coding sequence ATGGTAGCTCCTGATTTATTAAAACATGAAATAAAGAAACATTGGGTTCAATTATTAATCATGGTCCTCTTTATTTCGTTTCTTCTGCCAGCACAAATATGGCTGGAATATTTAAATTTAATAAATATAAAGAATCTTCCCGAAGATTTAAAAGAGATTGATCTACAACATTTTGGTTCAGCATTTTTATTATGTGTGTTTGTTATAACACTAGCCATTGTGCAAATTGGTGTGGAGAGAAGTAATGGAAATATGGAATTTACTCTGACGCTGCCTTTTTCAAGGGGAAGTATTTACCTAACGAAATGGAGTGTAGGTGCCGTAAGTATTATTCTAAGTTGGGTCATTTCATTTACAATAACGGCTATACTAATCCTGTTTATAGATATTCCAGTTCTTTATTTTACAGAGTTTTATTTGTATTTATTGGGTGCATTGTTGCTACTGTATAGTGTTACATTTTCTGCGGGAGCGTTTACCGGTAACCCATTGGCTCAAGGATTAGTAGCATTTACAGTGAGTGTATTTCCGATTCTTGTATTTGGATTATCACTTATTCAAATTGGAATATTATTTTACCCTGAAGTTAACATTGATCGCTCATTTGAATCTGCTGTTTACAATCTATCACCTATTTCTTATTTGTTTTTTACGTATGGTCATTTTCCTGTTAAAAGTTTACTTTTACCTTTTATTAGTAGTTTACTATTTTTTAGTATTGGTTATTATGCTTTTCAAAAACATCCATTTGAACGAAACGGCTCATTCTTTGTGTGGAGATGGATGGAAAGACCTGCCCAAGTCATCGTTATCGTTCTAGGAATCTTAGGATTCAGTACATTGGGGTATATGTCTTCATCCCAAGAAGATATGGTCGGTTACATTATTGGAGCTGCAATCGGTGCAGGTATTGGATTTATCATTAGTTATTTTGCTATTTATAAAAAACAAAAATAA
- a CDS encoding GntR family transcriptional regulator has translation MIQIDPRSSTPIYEQIIQQMKELCFKGVLKSGDKLPSVRELSTMIVANPNTVSKAYKELERQGIIETLRGRGTFVSENTGESLDERKMEMIKDQLKPLIIDAFYAGIDFNYIHEWIDEIRKEVGGDSHATNKKTDKNT, from the coding sequence ATGATCCAAATAGATCCGAGAAGTTCAACTCCCATTTATGAGCAAATTATTCAGCAGATGAAGGAGCTATGTTTTAAAGGGGTATTAAAGTCTGGTGACAAGCTTCCATCTGTTCGAGAATTATCCACCATGATTGTTGCAAACCCAAACACTGTTAGTAAGGCTTATAAGGAGCTTGAAAGACAAGGGATAATTGAGACATTACGTGGGCGTGGAACCTTTGTGTCAGAAAATACGGGAGAATCACTAGATGAAAGGAAGATGGAAATGATTAAGGACCAATTAAAGCCGCTAATTATTGATGCGTTTTATGCTGGTATTGACTTTAACTATATTCATGAGTGGATTGATGAAATCAGGAAGGAAGTAGGGGGGGATTCCCATGCTACAAATAAAAAAACTGACAAAAACACTTGA
- a CDS encoding ABC transporter ATP-binding protein has protein sequence MIEVKNLSHSFRVGKKGTEKEIPVLKNVTFNIKQGEIATIVGRSGSGKSTLLNLISGYISPTEGELIIHENNVTNFNEKEWAKFRLSHFGFIFQSFQLIPSLTTFENVELPLTLKGVPSPERKKQVMDLLQNVGLHEHASHYPNELSGGQQQRVSIARALITKPSIILADEPTGSLDTETELEILDLIRSLNLEKGITFCIITHDDEVAKISNHQFHLQDGVLSKGGAFVEV, from the coding sequence ATGATTGAGGTTAAGAACTTGAGTCATTCCTTTAGAGTGGGAAAAAAAGGAACAGAAAAAGAAATTCCAGTTTTGAAAAATGTAACATTTAACATAAAGCAAGGTGAGATCGCGACAATTGTTGGTCGAAGTGGTTCTGGAAAATCCACTTTGCTGAATTTAATCTCAGGTTATATATCGCCTACTGAGGGCGAATTGATCATCCATGAAAACAATGTAACAAACTTTAATGAAAAAGAATGGGCAAAGTTTCGATTGAGTCACTTTGGTTTTATTTTTCAAAGCTTTCAGCTCATTCCAAGTTTAACGACATTTGAGAATGTGGAGCTTCCTCTTACCTTAAAAGGGGTACCTTCCCCTGAGCGAAAAAAACAAGTCATGGATTTATTACAAAATGTAGGTTTACATGAACACGCGAGTCACTATCCAAATGAATTATCGGGGGGACAACAACAACGCGTAAGTATTGCACGAGCATTAATTACAAAGCCAAGTATTATTCTTGCTGATGAACCAACTGGAAGTCTCGATACAGAAACTGAATTAGAAATATTAGATTTAATAAGAAGCTTAAACTTAGAAAAAGGAATTACATTTTGTATTATTACACACGATGATGAAGTAGCGAAAATAAGCAATCATCAATTTCATTTACAAGATGGAGTGCTGTCAAAAGGTGGTGCTTTCGTTGAAGTTTAA
- a CDS encoding glycogen biosynthesis protein GlgD — MKKRSKQNNPEQKTKNGVNSNDLELGQDYDPIKETKAKNAKKGQPIKSKQRVEDE; from the coding sequence ATGAAAAAACGATCAAAGCAAAATAACCCTGAGCAGAAAACAAAAAACGGTGTTAACAGCAATGATCTAGAGCTTGGTCAGGATTATGATCCAATTAAAGAAACAAAAGCTAAAAATGCAAAAAAGGGTCAGCCAATTAAATCTAAGCAGAGAGTAGAAGACGAATGA
- a CDS encoding GNAT family N-acetyltransferase yields the protein MEITIRFSEEQDFEKLIELDHRVWDAATTPADIVWNSVNEFRERNPEGSQIVAIVNGDVAGYLGYHASTPLKTNQHVMEIDIAVDKMYQGMGIGRKLLDKAIELAKERGNTKLSLRVLSTNKGALIFYKKCGFIEQGKLIKEFYIDGNYVDDVLMYRLIE from the coding sequence ATGGAGATCACCATTCGTTTTTCAGAAGAACAAGATTTTGAAAAGTTAATAGAGTTAGATCATCGTGTATGGGATGCTGCAACAACACCTGCTGATATTGTATGGAACTCTGTTAACGAATTTAGAGAAAGAAATCCTGAAGGCAGTCAAATTGTTGCAATTGTAAATGGAGACGTTGCAGGGTATTTAGGGTATCACGCTTCTACTCCTTTAAAAACCAATCAACACGTTATGGAAATTGATATAGCTGTAGACAAAATGTACCAAGGAATGGGAATTGGCAGGAAGCTGTTGGACAAAGCAATAGAGCTTGCGAAAGAAAGAGGAAACACGAAACTGTCACTACGTGTTTTGTCTACTAATAAAGGGGCGTTAATCTTTTATAAAAAATGCGGCTTTATTGAGCAAGGCAAATTAATAAAAGAGTTTTACATAGACGGGAATTATGTGGACGATGTTTTAATGTATAGGCTAATAGAGTAA
- a CDS encoding ABC transporter permease yields MKFNDQLKLMLKNMKKNRLRVFMTILATTMACAFLIVLASIGFGVQKSMTEEIQSQQIITEVSVSGKQTEKEGYQQINKEHLKELSETENVTAVVRRNSIDLPVEVSLEDRKGEVWPTITNMQEELKANLSLEKGKVPQADNEIIVGYHFAKALLTENEKIEYQKKMESSPNETVKEPTGYQGNLVGKEITMTITKETEEGKEEKKSFTFKIAGVGEAPARDWMQDQSIYINDVLREEILSFAMPLEEGSQVSEIPYSEVFVYASNLEAVEQVTTDLKDKDYMVYSITEELDSINLFFTFFKAGLIFVGTIAVIIASIGIFNTMTMAVTERTQEIGIMKALGAQPGIIRRLFLMESAYIGIIGATIGVLISYGISFAANKILPIILQSATGGGTSEIDFTFSYIPISLVVISVAISIGVAMISGLRPAVKATNINVLAALRREL; encoded by the coding sequence TTGAAGTTTAATGATCAATTAAAACTTATGTTGAAAAATATGAAGAAAAATCGGCTTAGGGTTTTTATGACCATTTTAGCAACCACAATGGCATGTGCCTTTTTAATTGTTTTGGCTTCAATTGGGTTCGGTGTTCAAAAGAGCATGACGGAAGAAATACAATCGCAACAAATTATTACAGAAGTTTCTGTTTCAGGAAAACAAACGGAGAAGGAAGGATATCAACAAATTAATAAGGAGCATCTAAAAGAACTTAGTGAAACCGAAAATGTAACAGCGGTTGTCCGCCGTAACTCGATTGACCTTCCGGTGGAGGTTTCACTCGAGGACAGAAAAGGAGAAGTTTGGCCAACAATAACAAATATGCAAGAAGAGTTAAAGGCTAATTTATCATTGGAAAAAGGAAAAGTACCACAAGCGGATAATGAAATCATTGTTGGATATCATTTTGCCAAAGCTCTATTAACAGAAAATGAAAAAATTGAATATCAGAAGAAGATGGAATCTTCACCAAATGAGACTGTTAAAGAGCCAACAGGATACCAAGGAAATCTTGTAGGTAAAGAAATTACGATGACTATTACGAAAGAAACAGAAGAAGGAAAAGAAGAGAAAAAGTCATTTACTTTTAAAATTGCAGGAGTGGGAGAAGCACCTGCTCGGGACTGGATGCAGGATCAAAGCATCTATATAAATGACGTACTTCGAGAGGAGATTCTTTCCTTTGCAATGCCTTTAGAAGAAGGAAGTCAGGTGAGTGAAATTCCCTATAGTGAGGTTTTTGTCTATGCATCTAACTTGGAGGCAGTAGAACAGGTGACCACTGACCTTAAAGATAAAGATTATATGGTTTATTCAATAACGGAAGAATTAGATAGTATAAACTTATTTTTTACCTTTTTTAAGGCTGGATTAATATTTGTTGGAACAATCGCAGTTATTATAGCATCAATTGGGATCTTTAATACGATGACAATGGCTGTAACGGAAAGAACTCAAGAAATAGGAATTATGAAAGCGTTAGGTGCACAACCAGGAATTATTAGAAGATTGTTTTTAATGGAAAGTGCGTATATAGGAATTATCGGGGCAACCATTGGTGTACTCATTTCCTACGGTATTAGCTTTGCTGCTAACAAGATTTTACCAATTATTTTACAATCTGCTACAGGTGGAGGTACTAGTGAAATAGACTTTACATTTTCATATATTCCGATAAGTCTAGTTGTGATATCAGTAGCCATTAGTATTGGAGTAGCTATGATTTCCGGGCTGCGCCCAGCTGTTAAAGCAACAAATATCAATGTGCTAGCCGCTTTAAGAAGGGAACTATAA
- a CDS encoding MDR family MFS transporter, protein MPRSLWLLVIGMMINVTGASFLWPLNTIYIHEHLGKSLTLAGIVLMLNAAAGVIGNLVGGVLFDKIGGYKSILIGIVITLVSIVILMFNHSWPVYMYLLIFIGFGSGIVFPATYALAGTVWPEGGRKAFNSIYVAQNVGVAAGASLGGIVASISFNYIFVANAALYAVFFFVAFFGYRNIDGANAKQTSILNEKTAIKSRHKFTALIILCTGYLLCWVGYVQWPSTISSYTQTLNIPISQYSLLWTINGAMIVLGQPLISMFVKRFAKTLKRQMIIGFVVFMFSFVIASFAEQFTGFLVAMVILTIGEMLVWPAVPTIANDLAPVGREGFYQGFVNSTATGGRMIGPILGGVIADYYNMNLLFIIIITLLAVGIFTTFIYDKKLNAVIEKKRSQEPDVYGV, encoded by the coding sequence ATGCCACGTTCTTTATGGTTACTTGTAATTGGTATGATGATTAATGTTACCGGAGCGTCATTTTTATGGCCGTTAAACACGATCTATATCCATGAACATCTAGGCAAGTCTTTAACTTTAGCTGGGATTGTCCTGATGCTTAATGCTGCTGCAGGTGTAATAGGAAATCTTGTTGGTGGTGTCTTGTTTGACAAGATTGGGGGATATAAATCTATTTTAATAGGTATCGTCATCACTTTGGTTTCAATTGTGATTTTGATGTTTAATCATAGCTGGCCTGTTTATATGTACTTGCTAATCTTTATTGGATTCGGTTCAGGTATTGTTTTTCCTGCTACATATGCTCTAGCCGGAACTGTTTGGCCAGAAGGTGGTAGAAAAGCCTTTAACTCTATTTATGTAGCACAAAATGTTGGTGTTGCAGCAGGAGCTTCGTTAGGAGGAATTGTTGCTAGCATCTCATTTAATTATATATTTGTAGCAAATGCAGCTTTGTATGCTGTTTTTTTCTTTGTAGCATTCTTCGGGTATCGAAATATTGATGGAGCAAATGCGAAGCAAACGTCGATTTTAAATGAAAAAACAGCTATAAAAAGTCGTCATAAGTTTACGGCTTTGATTATTTTGTGTACGGGTTATTTACTATGCTGGGTTGGTTATGTTCAATGGCCTTCAACCATCTCTTCTTACACACAAACACTAAATATTCCTATAAGCCAATACAGTCTTTTATGGACAATAAATGGCGCAATGATTGTGTTAGGTCAGCCACTTATTTCCATGTTTGTGAAACGCTTTGCTAAAACATTAAAAAGACAAATGATCATTGGATTTGTTGTGTTTATGTTTTCTTTTGTGATTGCTTCGTTTGCAGAGCAATTTACTGGATTTCTTGTTGCTATGGTTATTTTAACAATAGGAGAAATGCTTGTTTGGCCAGCAGTTCCTACAATTGCAAATGATTTAGCTCCTGTAGGTAGAGAAGGCTTTTATCAAGGATTTGTTAATAGTACTGCAACAGGTGGTAGAATGATTGGCCCTATACTTGGAGGTGTAATTGCAGACTATTACAATATGAACCTCTTATTTATAATTATTATTACTTTATTAGCAGTTGGTATCTTTACTACTTTTATTTATGATAAAAAGCTTAATGCTGTTATTGAAAAGAAAAGGTCTCAGGAACCCGATGTTTACGGGGTCTAA